One stretch of Emys orbicularis isolate rEmyOrb1 chromosome 7, rEmyOrb1.hap1, whole genome shotgun sequence DNA includes these proteins:
- the HESX1 gene encoding homeobox expressed in ES cells 1, with protein sequence MASTSLCASDTAVSQNLQKVSSFVETKTTHCSFSIESILGLEQKKDGIPAAIPHRPWMDTCNNLGEDTSQCLQTPVISREGPLFHVNSYPMLEERVLKCEKYFSATERLSYKRELSWYRGRRPRTAFTRNQIEMLENVFRVNSYPGIDVREELAHKLDLDEDRIQIWFQNRRAKLKRSHRESQFIMVKNTLTSNLLE encoded by the exons ATGGCAAGTACATCATTATGTGCTTCTGATACAGCAGTGTCTCAAAATCTTCAGAAAGTATCCAGTTTTGTGGAAACTAAAACCACACATTGCTCATTTTCCATTGAAAGCATTTTGGGATTAGAACAGAAAAAAGATGGCATTCCAGCTGCAATACCTCACAGACCGTGGATGGATACATGCAACAATTTAG gAGAAGACACTAGTCAGTGTCTGCAGACCCCTGTCATTTCCCGTGAAGGGCCATTATTTCATGTTAACAGTTACCCGATGCTGGAGGAAAGAgttttgaaatgtgaaaaatatttttcagccaCTGAAAGGCTATCTTACAAAAGGGAACTGAGCTGGTACAGGGGTAGGAGACCAAGAACTGCTTTCACTAGAAACCAG ATTGAAATGCTGGAAAATGTTTTTAGAGTGAACTCCTATCCTGGCATTGATGTTAGAGAAGAACTAGCTCACAAACTAGATTTAGATGAAGACAGGATCCAg ATCTGGTTCCAGAATCGCCGTGCAAAGCTGAAAAGATCCCACAGAGAATCTCAGTTTATAATGGTGAAAAACACTTTAACCTCCAACCTGCTGGAATAG